One part of the Mya arenaria isolate MELC-2E11 chromosome 3, ASM2691426v1 genome encodes these proteins:
- the LOC128229192 gene encoding uncharacterized protein LOC128229192: MDRYTKTEHGSMIVSQNHAMTEVEVQSLDMCKEEIILLIDPYFVSATLCREYPQFEPVHQVIHELELTNDRKDVSEVLISHLPQHICLKDFVFILKECGYTALAAELLRSRLKLDAVKTLKHIHRSTSGQRPWISKMNFVLKNKVDDAMFTNPRLALRQIRDRFILKMQNESDEDRRQFLADKCVAVIGAEIDAIAITFDKGLCEGAVFTEMKSLTHATSNTLLTDGVYLGRLANANAIAGRFNESTHMIKAALCNAFSIGPCFELVFMIYNAVQVMLYSFENSPTAENRRALLLFGNIGLQYAEQEISESKMMWRRSYVLRMVFCLLGLGNKASVIKNCPVDATCIVEAKTLLADIEKNLTGIETRREMLYYVAKARLAELTQQHQDCLDNLRISQNLAIEGHFGELRFISDYLDKVNTQIQRPDIIKWEEREREELGNLNLDETKNYSFLGSQSLETISIRTFDDAETIPKHRLNSQVALSSTSTLAGNSDADSFTKPKCVFSTEHPYPIQEQLHGSYETRIPGDGRESASNTSCQTGERLSSSHEGYQKEGDTSVEHLNVYQSFKDSDEFENMSSLDSDDVICD; encoded by the exons atggaTAGATATACGAAAACAG AACACGGCAGTATGATTGTCTCTCAAAACCACGCTATGACGGAAGTTGAAGTTCAATCATTAGATATGTGCAAAGAAGAAATTATTCTACTAATCGACCCTTACTTTGTGTCTGCAACACTTTGTAGAGAATACCCTCAATTTGAACCTGTTCACCAGGTTATCCACGAGTTGGAACTGACAAACGACAGGAAAGACGTCTCAGAAGTTTTAATAAGCCACCTGCCACAACATATTTGCTTAAAGGACTTCGTGTTTATTCTTAAAGAATGTGGCTATACAGCATTGGCTGCAGAACTGTTACGTTCCCGTTTAAAACTGGACGCGgtaaaaaccttaaaacatatacatagaTCGACATCAGGACAAAGGCCATGGATAAGTAAAATGAATTtcgttctgaaaaacaaggtgGATGATGCAATGTTCACTAATCCTCGGCTTGCTTTACGCCAAATCAGAGACAGGTTTATcctaaaaatgcaaaatgaaagtGATGAAGATCGGAGACAATTTCTTGCTGACAAATGTGTAGCAGTTATTGGCGCAGAAATCGATGCGATAGCTATAACATTTGATAAAGGTCTGTGTGAAGGAGCTGTCTTCACCGAAATGAAAAGTCTCACACACGCGACTAGTAATACACTGCTAACAGATGGTGTGTATTTAGGCCGGTTAGCAAATGCAAATGCTATCGCAGGACGTTTCAATGAAAGCACTCACATGATCAAAGCTGCCCTTTGTAATGCATTCTCTATTGGTCCTTGCTTTGAACTTGTGTTTATGATTTATAACGCAGTGCAAGTTATGCTGTATAGCTTTGAAAACTCACCAACAGCTGAAAACAGGCGGGCTCTGTTATTGTTCGGCAACATTGGTCTTCAATATGCTGAACAGGAGATTTCGGAGAGCAAAATGATGTGGAGACGATCTTACGTTTTGAGAATGGTATTCTGCTTGCTTGGTCTCGGGAACAAAGCAAGCGTAATTAAAAATTGTCCTGTTGACGCAACATGCATTGTAGAAGCAAAGACACTTCTTGCcgatattgaaaaaaacttgACTGGAATAGAAACAAGAAGAGAAATGTTGTACTATGTTGCTAAAGCTAGATTAGCTGAGTTAACACAGCAGCACCAGGACTGTCTGGATAATTTACGAATATCTCAGAACCTTGCCATTGAAGGCCATTTTGGCGAATTAAGATTCATTTCAGATTATCTTGATAAGGTGAACACGCAAATTCAACGCCCAGATATCATAAAATGGGAAGAACGGGAGAGGGAAGAACTTGGTAATTTGAACTTAGATGAAACAAAAAACTATTCTTTTCTTGGAAGCCAAAGTCTTGAGACTATCAGTATCCGTACATTTGATGATGCTGAAACCATTCCAAAACACAGGTTAAACTCTCAAGTAGCATTGAGTTCAACATCAACCTTGGCTGGCAATAGCGATGCAGACTCTTTCACGAAACCTAAATGTGTGTTTTCCACTGAACATCCGTACCCTATCCAAGAACAATTACATGGCTCATATGAAACCCGAATTCCAGGTGACGGTCGTGAAAGTGCTAGCAATACATCGTGTCAAACAGGTGAAAGGTTATCAAGTTCTCATGAAGGTTATCAAAAAGAGGGAGACACAAGTGTAGAACATTTAAATGTGTACCAGTCGTTTAAAGATTCagatgaatttgaaaatatgtcaTCTCTGGATAGCGATGATGTGATTTGTGATTGA
- the LOC128226985 gene encoding uncharacterized protein LOC128226985 isoform X2 encodes MIVSRNQAMTEVEVQLLDMCKEEIILLIDPFFVSATLCREYPQFEPVHQVIHELELTNDRKDVSEVLISHLPENICLHDFVFVLKECGYIALGAELLRARLKLDAPTTLKHVHRSTSGQRPSISKMNFNLKKIVDDAQFNNPRLFLRQTRDRFILKMQNESDEYRRQIFNDKCIAFIGAEIDAIAITFDESLCEGAVFTEMKSLTNATSNTLLTDGVYFGRLANANAIAGRFNESNHMIKAALCNAFSIGPCFELVFMIYNAVQVMLFSFENSPTAENRRALLMFGNIGLQYAEQEISRSKMMWRRSYVLRMVFCLLGLGYKANVIENCPVDETCIVEAKKLLADIEKNLTGIETRREMLYYVAKARLAELTKQQQDCLDNLRASRNLAHEGHFDELRFISDYLDKVNTQIQRPDIIKGEEREREVPDNLKLDETRNYALLGSQDFKTISIRTIDDDETIPKFRSVFSSEHPFPTQEQLHGSYETRIPGDGRESASNTPCQTGERLSDSHEGYQKEGDTSVEHLNVYQSFKDSDEFEN; translated from the coding sequence ATGATTGTCTCTCGAAACCAAGCTATGACGGAAGTTGAAGTTCAATTATTAGACATGTGCAAAGAGGAGATAATTCTACTAATCGATCCTTTCTTTGTGTCTGCAACACTTTGTAGAGAATACCCTCAATTTGAACCTGTTCACCAGGTTATCCACGAGTTGGAACTGACAAACGACAGGAAAGACGTCTCAGAAGTTTTAATAAGCCACCTGCCAGAAAATATTTGCTTACATGACTTCGTGTTTGTTCTTAAAGAATGTGGCTATATAGCATTAGGAGCAGAACTGTTACGTGCCCGTTTAAAACTGGACGCGCCAACAAccttaaaacatgtacatagaTCGACATCAGGACAAAGGCCATCGataagtaaaatgaattttaatctGAAAAAGATTGTGGATGATGCACAGTTCAATAATCCTCGGCTTTTTTTACGCCAAACCAGAGACAGGTTTATcctaaaaatgcaaaatgaaagtGATGAATATCGGAGACAAATTTTTAATGACAAATGCATAGCATTTATTGGCGCAGAAATCGATGCAATAGCTATAACTTTTGACGAAAGTCTATGTGAAGGAGCTGTCTTCACCGAAATGAAAAGTCTCACAAACGCGACAAGTAATACACTGCTAACAGATGGTGTGTATTTTGGCCGGTTAGCAAATGCAAATGCTATTGCAGGACGTTTTAATGAAAGCAATCACATGATCAAAGCTGCCCTTTGTAATGCATTTTCTATTGGTCCTTGCTTTGAACTTGTGTTTATGATTTATAACGCAGTGCAAGTAATGTTGTTTAGCTTTGAAAACTCACCAACAGCTGAAAACAGGCGGGCTCTGTTAATGTTCGGTAACATTGGTCTTCAATATGCTGAACAGGAGATTTCGAGGAGCAAAATGATGTGGAGACGATCTTACGTTTTGAGAATGGTATTCTGCTTGCTTGGTCTCGGGTACAAAGCAAACGTAATTGAAAATTGTCCTGTTGACGAAACATGCATTGTAGAAGCAAAGAAACTTCTTGCcgatattgaaaaaaacttgACTGGAATAGAAACAAGAAGAGAAATGTTGTACTATGTTGCTAAAGCTAGATTAGCTGAGTTAACAAAGCAGCAACAGGACTGTCTGGATAATTTACGAGCATCTCGGAATCTTGCCCATGAAGGCCATTTTGACGAATTAAGATTCATTTCAGATTATCTTGATAAGGTGAACACGCAAATTCAACGCCCAGATATCATAAAAGGGGAAGAACGGGAGAGGGAAGTGCCTGATAATTTGAAATTAGATGAAACAAGAAACTATGCTTTACTTGGAAGCCAAGATTTTAAGACTATTAGTATCCGTACAATTGATGATGACGAAACCATTCCAAAATTCAGGAGTGTGTTTTCCTCTGAACATCCGTTCCCTACCCAAGAACAATTACATGGCTCATATGAAACCCGAATTCCAGGTGACGGTCGTGAAAGTGCTAGCAATACACCGTGTCAAACAGGTGAAAGGTTATCAGATTCTCATGAAGGTTATCAAAAAGAGGGAGACACAAGTGTAGAACATTTGAATGTGTACCAGTCGTTTAAAGATTCAGATGAATTTGAAAATTAG
- the LOC128226985 gene encoding uncharacterized protein LOC128226985 isoform X1, giving the protein MDQLSNTEHGSMIVSRNQAMTEVEVQLLDMCKEEIILLIDPFFVSATLCREYPQFEPVHQVIHELELTNDRKDVSEVLISHLPENICLHDFVFVLKECGYIALGAELLRARLKLDAPTTLKHVHRSTSGQRPSISKMNFNLKKIVDDAQFNNPRLFLRQTRDRFILKMQNESDEYRRQIFNDKCIAFIGAEIDAIAITFDESLCEGAVFTEMKSLTNATSNTLLTDGVYFGRLANANAIAGRFNESNHMIKAALCNAFSIGPCFELVFMIYNAVQVMLFSFENSPTAENRRALLMFGNIGLQYAEQEISRSKMMWRRSYVLRMVFCLLGLGYKANVIENCPVDETCIVEAKKLLADIEKNLTGIETRREMLYYVAKARLAELTKQQQDCLDNLRASRNLAHEGHFDELRFISDYLDKVNTQIQRPDIIKGEEREREVPDNLKLDETRNYALLGSQDFKTISIRTIDDDETIPKFRSVFSSEHPFPTQEQLHGSYETRIPGDGRESASNTPCQTGERLSDSHEGYQKEGDTSVEHLNVYQSFKDSDEFEN; this is encoded by the coding sequence AACACGGCAGTATGATTGTCTCTCGAAACCAAGCTATGACGGAAGTTGAAGTTCAATTATTAGACATGTGCAAAGAGGAGATAATTCTACTAATCGATCCTTTCTTTGTGTCTGCAACACTTTGTAGAGAATACCCTCAATTTGAACCTGTTCACCAGGTTATCCACGAGTTGGAACTGACAAACGACAGGAAAGACGTCTCAGAAGTTTTAATAAGCCACCTGCCAGAAAATATTTGCTTACATGACTTCGTGTTTGTTCTTAAAGAATGTGGCTATATAGCATTAGGAGCAGAACTGTTACGTGCCCGTTTAAAACTGGACGCGCCAACAAccttaaaacatgtacatagaTCGACATCAGGACAAAGGCCATCGataagtaaaatgaattttaatctGAAAAAGATTGTGGATGATGCACAGTTCAATAATCCTCGGCTTTTTTTACGCCAAACCAGAGACAGGTTTATcctaaaaatgcaaaatgaaagtGATGAATATCGGAGACAAATTTTTAATGACAAATGCATAGCATTTATTGGCGCAGAAATCGATGCAATAGCTATAACTTTTGACGAAAGTCTATGTGAAGGAGCTGTCTTCACCGAAATGAAAAGTCTCACAAACGCGACAAGTAATACACTGCTAACAGATGGTGTGTATTTTGGCCGGTTAGCAAATGCAAATGCTATTGCAGGACGTTTTAATGAAAGCAATCACATGATCAAAGCTGCCCTTTGTAATGCATTTTCTATTGGTCCTTGCTTTGAACTTGTGTTTATGATTTATAACGCAGTGCAAGTAATGTTGTTTAGCTTTGAAAACTCACCAACAGCTGAAAACAGGCGGGCTCTGTTAATGTTCGGTAACATTGGTCTTCAATATGCTGAACAGGAGATTTCGAGGAGCAAAATGATGTGGAGACGATCTTACGTTTTGAGAATGGTATTCTGCTTGCTTGGTCTCGGGTACAAAGCAAACGTAATTGAAAATTGTCCTGTTGACGAAACATGCATTGTAGAAGCAAAGAAACTTCTTGCcgatattgaaaaaaacttgACTGGAATAGAAACAAGAAGAGAAATGTTGTACTATGTTGCTAAAGCTAGATTAGCTGAGTTAACAAAGCAGCAACAGGACTGTCTGGATAATTTACGAGCATCTCGGAATCTTGCCCATGAAGGCCATTTTGACGAATTAAGATTCATTTCAGATTATCTTGATAAGGTGAACACGCAAATTCAACGCCCAGATATCATAAAAGGGGAAGAACGGGAGAGGGAAGTGCCTGATAATTTGAAATTAGATGAAACAAGAAACTATGCTTTACTTGGAAGCCAAGATTTTAAGACTATTAGTATCCGTACAATTGATGATGACGAAACCATTCCAAAATTCAGGAGTGTGTTTTCCTCTGAACATCCGTTCCCTACCCAAGAACAATTACATGGCTCATATGAAACCCGAATTCCAGGTGACGGTCGTGAAAGTGCTAGCAATACACCGTGTCAAACAGGTGAAAGGTTATCAGATTCTCATGAAGGTTATCAAAAAGAGGGAGACACAAGTGTAGAACATTTGAATGTGTACCAGTCGTTTAAAGATTCAGATGAATTTGAAAATTAG